GGATCTGGAGACGGGTTCTAAGGTTGTTTTATCAACTCCTAATAATATGTCTTGGCTCCGTACCGAGCGAGTACGCATGCCGCACCCCGCCGACCACCGACGGGAGCCCTGATACCTAATGACGGATGACCTGGTGAGCGTAGTGATCCCCACGTACGACCGTCCGGAGATGCTCGCCCGAGCAGTAATGAGCGTTGTCGAACAGCGATACGACCAAATCGAACTGATCGTCATCGATGACGCCTCCCCGGAACCGATCGCGCCGATCGTCGAAGACCTTCCGATCGACTCACTCGAAGGTAGCGAAGTGATTCGTCACGAGACGAACCGGAACGGGGCGGCCGCGAGGAACACCGGGATCCGAGCGGCCTCGGGAGAATACATCGCGTTTCTCGACGACGACGACGTCTGGCACCCCGAGTTCCTCCGAACGCAGGTCGTGGCACTCGAACGGCTGGGCAACGAGTACGGACTCGTATACACGGGCGCGCGAGGAGTGACGACAGCCGGGGAGATCGAGTGGGAGCTCACGCGGTCGATTTCCGGAGATTCGTCCCGATCGATCCTTCTCGGAAATTTCGTGGGTGGGTTCTCGAGAATTCTGATACGTTCTGAACTCGCAGACCGAGCGGGGCTGATCGACGAGCGGTTTTCGGCATGGGTAGACTGGGGGTACTACATCCGACTTGCCCAACACTGTCGGTTCGGAGTGGTCCCGGAGCCGCTGGTTACCCGGTACGTCGATCATACCACCCGAACGAGCCACGACTACTGGGCAAAGCGACACGTCTCCGAACACCTGCTTCAAAACCTGCTGCTCCCGATCGCGTCTGAGCATGGATGGCGCTACGAGCGGAAGGTCGTCGCCTCTCTCTACCTCAACCTGGGAAAGTGGGCGATCATCGCGGGAGAGTTCGAAGAAGCCAGACGGTGGCTGCTGAAAGCGGTGGCGACCTATCCCCTCATCCCGGCGCTCTATCCGTATCTTGGTGCCGTTATCGGGGGGAAGCGGACGCTTCGGGCGGCGAGAGCGGTCAAACAGCGTGTGGGCGTGATCGACTCGCGTACGACGATCTCCTCCTGGCACGGCGGGGACTAACTGATCGTTCCGTTACTTGATCGAGTTTGTAGCGCTAAAATCTTGTAGATCGTCTCCAGAAAGCGGTAGAAGGGGACTACGGATCAGACGATACCGTGGTATTCGTAGAACCGGCGTCGTCGTGGGTCCGCGAGCAGGGGCTCGTGAATCTGCATGATGTCGACGTCGCTCGCGCGGTTTCCTTCTATCACCATCGGAACGCCGTCGCTCGAGAGGATGATGTCCCAGCCGACGTACTGCCACACGTGAGAGAACTGATCGGCGAGATCGAGGACGAGTTCGCGTATCGCCGGCCACTCCGGGACGGTCACTCCGGCGACTCGCTCGTCCGACGTGGGATGGGTTCTGTGCCAGGTGATCTCCGATCCACGGAAGGGAGACGAAACGGGACCCATTTTACCGGAGTCCTCATCGACGCGTGCGTTGACTCCCCCCAGCCGAGAGGTTGTCGAGCGGGGCTGACTCGGGCGTCCCGAACCGGTGGACGGCCATCGCAATGAACGGTTCCCGCGTCTCCGGGTCGACCATCGTCACGATCCGGATCGAGTTCCAGGCGTCGGGAAAGATCCGTTCGGCGTATTCGTGCTGGTCGACACAGTCGACGATCAGGTACTCGTCCCGCTTCGCGAGCCACTCGCGACCGGATCGCTCTAAGGTCTTTCGTCCATCGCTCTTCTAGCGGAGATTGTTGATACGGATCGTCGGCTCAAACGAAGAACCACAATCAGTAGAGTGACCATCTCTTTAGCCAGGTCTCGATTCAGTGATGTGCGAGCAAAATCGCAAGAGGGCGCTCCATCAACAATGTGCTACAGAAGAGCGTTGAATGAAATTGGAAATTCATCATTAAGAGAATAATTTCAATAAAATATGTATATTAATATCTTAGTATATAAAAATGAGTTTTTTATATTTTCTTATTAAGTATATAAATCATTTTTAATTTGCCGATTAATTCACTCGACAATGATTCCACCTGAGGGTTACTAACCAATAAAAATATCATTGATTCTATATGAACAGTCAATGCGAGATTTGATACGTATTTAATTGTCCAACTCCTGTTTCACATCAATCAATACACTATCCACGGTACTGTCTAGTCATCGGCTAATCACTTCCCCGGCGGGAGTGCAATTGTCGAGCGCCTGATTCGGTCGTTGTTGGTTATAGTAGTGGACGAAGGCGGTGAGCCAGCGCTGGGCGCTGGCTCGCCGCCCCATCCACGTCTGATGAAACCGGTCGATCCGCATCGCGAGCGTTTGGAACCACTTCTCGATCACATTCCGCTCAACATAGTCCAGGTGACCGCGCAGATCACACCGTGCCAGAGCGGTCAGGTACCCATTCCGTCGACGAGAAACGTCGCCTCGGACAAGTCGTGTTTCTCGGTCAGCCGGCCGAGAAACTCGGCCGCTGGATCGGTACCTCGACGCGGAGAGATCCACGCACCGAGCAATAGCTTCGTCTCGACGTCGATTGCGGCGTACAGCCAATGCTGCTTGGTTCCGATTTTCACCGCAGTTTCGTCGACGGCGACCCGCGAGGGCTGCGCCCTCGGCGAGTCTGGAACCTTCTCTGCAACCCGATGGACCCACTGAAACACCGCCTGGTGCGACCGAGTGATGCCAAACGTTTCAAGGGCGGCAGCTGTCTCACGGAGCGAAAGTCCCGAAGAGTGGATCCGCACCGCGAGCGCTCTCAGGGCGCTCGCGGTGCTCTCCTCAGCCCAGCATTGAAGCGGATCGGGTTCGAGCGTAACAGTGAGCGGTTCTTGGGTGTGCATGACAGCCAAACCCAAGAACTGCTCGTCCGTTGACTAGACAGTACCCTATCCACCGTCGTTTCGTATAAACCGCTCAATTAATTTTCTGTCGAAAAGACCGGTCAAATACGATAGTACACCTACAATTACCATTCCGAGCATGACCACAGAAAACAATGAGACGATTCCTTGTATCTGTCCTCTGACCAATATGACAATAATGCTCATAACAACCGTGATACCAAGCACATAGGTCAGTTGAGTACTGATCCGATTGAACTTAATCTCCAATTCCTTATT
This region of Halalkalicoccus sp. CGA53 genomic DNA includes:
- a CDS encoding glycosyltransferase family 2 protein translates to MTDDLVSVVIPTYDRPEMLARAVMSVVEQRYDQIELIVIDDASPEPIAPIVEDLPIDSLEGSEVIRHETNRNGAAARNTGIRAASGEYIAFLDDDDVWHPEFLRTQVVALERLGNEYGLVYTGARGVTTAGEIEWELTRSISGDSSRSILLGNFVGGFSRILIRSELADRAGLIDERFSAWVDWGYYIRLAQHCRFGVVPEPLVTRYVDHTTRTSHDYWAKRHVSEHLLQNLLLPIASEHGWRYERKVVASLYLNLGKWAIIAGEFEEARRWLLKAVATYPLIPALYPYLGAVIGGKRTLRAARAVKQRVGVIDSRTTISSWHGGD
- a CDS encoding sugar-transfer associated ATP-grasp domain-containing protein; this encodes MRWPSTGSGRPSQPRSTTSRLGGVNARVDEDSGKMGPVSSPFRGSEITWHRTHPTSDERVAGVTVPEWPAIRELVLDLADQFSHVWQYVGWDIILSSDGVPMVIEGNRASDVDIMQIHEPLLADPRRRRFYEYHGIV